ATGGGTTCAAATTTGTATCAGGTGTAGGATATGCTGccatatcaaaagaaaaaaataagttctcATTATTTAACATTACTTCTGTTTTCATTGAACAGTATGCATTTGAAATTGATTGTTAGGTGTATTGGGATAAGGGTTAGAAACAAACTTTTTCGTTGGAgccaatttaaaatttttataatcttTGGTGACTTAGTCATATTCTGTGATGAATGTTTGTTTAATTTCTGTAATTTTCTGCCCTGTTTGTTAATTCAGTCATTTTGATTGTTGCAGGAAGATTTTGTTAATTATGAAGAGGAGGAATCAGTAAAAACATCTAAGGAAAAACTGCTGGAAAAACATTAACTTGTCTATATTCTGTGAGTATCATGTGTGAATTTCATTGTCAAAAAGtatggttattggcaccatatttgtaatttttttcatcacACCCATCACTTTACAATAGCAGTAAATCTACTCCTGCTCATTTACTAGATGTTATAATAACAGGAGGTATCCCTCCTTGTCATTTGCACATCTGGTTTCCAATGTGTCCCTGTGTCTGTAAAATCATGTAGTGTCTTGTCAGTTCCAGCACACCTGCTTTTTTTTCATGTGTTTCAGTTTTTATTCCTTAATACAATACTATATTTTTTACTCTGAAAATGGCTTCCtgttttatttcatgaaaatgaTAAGAATAAGGTTGGTAATTGCTTTATAAGGGAGCAGTTACTTCAGTTAAGAAGCCGGCAAGATAAAAAGCATCATTCCTTTTTAAttaccaatctatatatatacgtatatatatatatatatatatatacgtatatatatatatatatattatatatatatacatatatatatatatatatatatatatatatatatatatatatatatatatatatatatatatatatataatatatatatatatatatagtatatatatatacacacattatatatatatatatatatatatatatatatatatatatatatatatacatatatatatatatagtatatatatatatatatgtaagacatagggttttgattaattatgtattgttcgtgcattctctgtaacctgtggaatgtggaggacagtgcagagtaacgacctgagagtagctgatcaatgagttttctaggggatggcgtgagataaaaatgctttagttcgtcgagtcaatgtacgccattttatgaactcttcccaaagtgcttgtgaaactagatgcagctagaaccgcgaggcgctagcgaactgtgtgttcgtatgtgcgtgtgcgcctcttctattcataatgccagtttatgggaagacttgcacagacattcgggaggaaggcgaagccatgatggcagatgccaaagtgtttttatttatcagtgagtgatattccggttgggaatggatggttctggatttcggtgggacagagttcccacaGGGAAagggtgtgaccttttgggtgacttgacaatgagttgtttttaagttagtctgtgagactggattacttagttaaccgacttagttgttattgtaaataaacgttatgttatgatgcaactctctcattttcattacctgttagaatggagagagagagagagagagagagagagagagagagagagagagagagagatgtggggtgattgccgggagagagagagagagagagagcgtgtgtgtgggggtctgccttccgtttcgtgtccccACGCTTACCGTATAAAAATACATGAGgtttttcccatgtaatagtgtGTCAGTGTAAAAAGggatatagaaagttttcttgctttttctatgcctaggaacgccaatgaagagatatgagtggccagttagaaaaataaaaaggggccgtgacttagcgatagttttcgaacgacaaagctttgtgggattgtggaaaatcgttaaactgttagttttcagttacttagtgaaaaaaatgagaaaatgtctgtctgattaactgtgctaaagggagggaaggatttttatgggactcagcatttttcccagggagtcagcctgaagcagtgagcgcacccagtgtgacttttgcttgtgcaatgacgagtgtccGAGATACCTGtcggcggtcgttgttatatcactacGCGTTTTTTACGAAGAAtctcgagttccttttgttcccattatggagtggtgagtgttaaagaactattgtttatcaaaaaggagtggtttttgtttaaatatttcagggttatgggattggttcaagaggtcaaaacaattttttctttccccatagtgacgtgttttcttatTTGCACGTGNNNNNNNNNNNNNNNNNNNNNNNNNNNNNNNNNNNNNNNNNNNNNNNNNNNNNNNNNNNNNNNNNNNNNNNNNNNNNNNNNNNNNNNNNNNNNNNNNNNNNNNNNNNNNNNNNNNNNNNNNNNNNNNNNNNNNNNNNNNNNNNNNNNNNNNNNNNNNNNNNNNNNNNNNNNNNNNNNNNNNNNNNNNNNNNNNNNNNNNNNNNNNNNNNNNNNNNNNNNNNNNNNNNNNNNNNNNNNNNNNNNNNNNNNNNNNNNNNNNNNNNNNNNNNNNNNNNNNNNNNNNNNNNNNNNNNNNNNNNNNNNNNNNNNNNNNNNNNNNNNNNNNNNNNNNNNNNNNNNNNNNNNNNNNNNNNNNNNNNNNNNNNNNNNNNNNNNNNNNNNNNNNNNNNNNNNNNNNNNNNNNNNNNNNNNNNNNNNNNNNNNNNNNNNNNNNNNNNNNNNNNNNNNNNNNNNNNNNNNNNNNNNNNNNNNNNNNNNNNNNNNNNNNNNNNNNNNNNNNNagcactaacaaatgagttaattgctaagtttgaacccaaactaaggaatgttaaattttgtgaatataaaataaatacccacagtggcatgacaaacaatcagtaaagtgttaataatgtttttttcttcatgagtaaagaattactttttttccttttttaagttttatttttttcagtaatcaaaattttaattgatgtctgaagtgattttaccacaattttcaagtatttattcattgtgatatgatctattaaagaaaaagtgtttcagtggcatgataatgatcaagtaataagtagtatgtttttcttcttgagtagagactggtttgtttgtttaccttttttttttagttttaatttttcaggaaatatcagtaaataacaaaatgttatatttgaagtaattttcacacattttcaaagtatttattaattgtttatgtgacctgttaaagaaaaatggttctgagtggcatgataatgatgcagtaataagtaaaacttgttgtttttcttcacattgtatgtgtgatcttcacacatttgtcaaatagtataatagtgattgcatatcaaatagtgtactagtgattggcggtatgtgatctattaaagaaaaatggtgttttattacgagtttcctaacatcatcaaattattagttattgtctgttcgtcactttttatcatttcacctaatatataaatgttttaaatttccattacatcgttgttttagctcaaatgtattagagaaatgagataatgatagattaatagcataattctggcacaaaattgcaccatatttggcataaattctgcttggaccgactagcataatttagcaaaacggttggtaacattggtgacgccactcagtgactcagcattgtttaaagtcggcaactaatgtttacaaacattcaaacatgtgtcgtgtcttgtacaccttgtgcgcatttcgtttgctttttcggtggtatcaacgtagacatattctaaaaccatgctcacacttgagacgcgcgtttcagtagcaaatgcaatacgtatttaagtgttaggtttggagtgaaggcaatgttacatacgtaggttacatgtgcggttcggtagcgaatgcaatctttaagctttgttaagctttccggtaaagaagaagttagtcatagtttatatcagagaagctactattccatattaagtgcgtagtaatcaagaaattaagaagaatcttttatgtcgtactgtaatacgttaatgtttacgtgtaagatttggtagtgaaaccagttacatacgtaacatgttcggttcggtagcaacgcaatctaagctttttaagcgtgccggtaaagaagaggttagccttaggttaactcagaatccgctacggtatacattaattatagaaattaagtagattctttatgtctactgtaaaaatacgtcattgtttacgtgtgagatttggtagtgaaaaccATGTCACATACGtagtgccgttcggtagcgaacgcaatcttaatctttgttaagcttgctggtaaagaggaggttagccttagctaatcagagaagccgctatggtatagaataattatagaaattaagaagattcttttatgtctactgtaaaaagacgtcaatgtttacgtatgaggtctggtagtgacacagtttacatatgcaacgcgtgcggtaacgaacgcaatctgtatgcttcgtaaaagcgtcctcgtaaaaaaaaaaaaaaaaaaaaaaaaaagaggttagcttgatattaaactcaagatgctggtacgtaatggcaTAGTAATtaaaagacattaagaagattcttttacttatgtgTAACGTATATATGTACCCATGCAGTActataataattgtcaaagtccaataagcttgaaaccagccctgatattggacaatttgccgtaaaagaacgcacctttttttataaggacatttatgaaacaaaatcgttagtatcataacattacatttactgaaagataattttcaagcgattttgtatacagtattgcagtcgactccgtaaaagatttaccataaattaatatcgaatgtaaatgtttctaggcttatagcgagatatggtttctttactaccatcagtcccgatataaaccaccagggctgcgctatggtttgtttacatccttaaatgccgacttactgtaggcaaattttgcaagttttgataaatatagattgggtttaattttaatagctttattaatttactgtaataattagacttgcttttcaatgcttttattatgttagcaacacgttttatgcctacccactacactacgttctgcttatatttacctaggtagcctatggagcttggtcaacaatcagttggacacagggtagttttcttttatactgtatattacacatttaaaattataaatatacgtttaacatgatatttatttaacttttaacttatttagttgtaattacatgtaatgtattgtatataaaaaggcaaggttaggtactaactgatggtcaagaacggattaatccattttcagttatttcttatgggaaaacttgattcagttctcgaaataatcgaatttcgacgctccttctggaacgaattatcgtcgagaactgaggctctactgtatatatatatatattaatatatatatatatatatatattattatatatatatattatatatatatattatatataagacaatattatatatattatatatataatatatataaaatggatataAAAGATAGACTTAAGTTTTGCTTTCTATGCCAGTTTCACTTTTTTAATTGCCAATCTgttaagtttaatatatataaatatatatagtatatatatacatagacatataaatgtatataaaatatagcatCAAGTTTTGCTTCAATGCCAGTTTCAGGCTGGTATCCTCATGGTATAGATATTAGGTTATTTTTTAGTTCCTCCTGATAGAAACTGTAGAACTCTAGAGCTCTCATTGcagcctcactttttttttttttttttttttgctatctgcAGCATTATATCGGCTTTTCCATATCCTTATTGTTGAGCCTGGATCTCTTTCCAGCCACCATTATctgttgtgtgtttgtttgctactaccttgtttttactctggtgtgttttattgtaatttttgcttgtttttttctcTAAGTCACTGTAATTTTGCTTAAGTTTTTCTTGTCCTAATCCTTCTCTGCAACTATTGTACTAAACATCCTTGTGATTTGGTAACTATGATGTGGCCACTTCtcaaaaaaactctctctccatCATATCAGTTTTCTTGACCAACATATTTACTTTTTGCTCAAATTTTATGAAGCTAGTGTAAGTGCTTTACATTACTTTGTCTTTGCCCGTGTAGACATTAAAACTAGATCAGTTGTGAAGGTGTCATAAATGGTTTGACACTCCAgttcattttaatgaataaaaatcagaatttattgaaaaataaagttaataatacaaaattaacaTTGAGCCAACAGCTGGATTTTGACAGTCATCACTACAAAAATTAAGATGTGGAAGTAGAATTGTCCAATTTGAAAATTGGGCACACCCATTATTAAAACAGGTACTTTGTGGCCACCCTAAGAAACCCAAGTCCTGATTATAAAGTTTGCTGTACAAAACATTAACAATGAATaactttttgtttacattcaaattataattaacagaCTCTTCAATATACAActgttcagttttatatataaaaaattgagtCTGGGTTacttatagaaatgaaaaaaatttcatggAATTTGTGACCAAAATCAGGGTTATCCATTCACAACAAAGGTGGACATTTGTAAAGGTATACGAGACTTCTAAAGTTACCATAGACATATTAAATTTACAGGTGAATACTATTGCCATTTTTAAGGGTCATTATTAGAGTTTGGTATGTTATATGAACACACAAaccattgaaattattttattgctCCATAAATGCCAGTTTATTTTGTTGGTATTGCCCTCTTGTCAGCCTCTGATTAGCACTTTGGGAATTATTACCACTTTATCTTCTCAAGTTTATAATGAAGCCAGGATCTATCATTAGTTATTATGACATAAGTATAATGAgtgatttgtattttattaagcAGAAAAATTACTTAGGTTTGTATTTTAttaatcagaaaaataaataagatttatattgtattatgctgaaaaattacaaaattttttgTGTACTCATTGTCCATGTTCCAAATTTATTTTGATTGGAAACCATCACTGGGTGCACAGATAGAGATATTGTTCAGCAggtacatacagtggaccccccgtattcgcgttctccagattggCGTACTCGCACATTCGCTGATTTCTCTTGGGAATGTTTCCCTGTGTTATTCTtggaaaattcgcatattcgcggtatttttctttgagaaatatccacaaattcctggggtttttttATCAACTTCACCATAaactgcactttttgtgataaaacttaaaaaaccaagtttcaaaatttttagtgggtttctcttgagttttaactaacaaaataggctgttttcagcattatataggggttccaactattcgcgggttctaactattcacagggttCTGGTaggcatcccccacgaatacgggggttaCATGTTTAGCCACTGACCATTAGCTGACAATTATTTCGTCTTGAAGAAAAAAGGTGATAGCTTTAACCTATATCCCAGAAGTAAAAGGTTTCTCAAATGTTTTGTAAGTGAAATGTATGTGGTCTGTAACTCTTCTTATTTTCCAGAAAAGGTAAAAATGGGAGGAAGGGGTCGTGGTGGAAGAGGCAGAGGGCGGGGAATGACTCTCGAACAGCTTGGAGTTCAGAGAGGGGAAGTGTTGCCAGACAACGTTGTTGGTCCCCCAGAAACTTATCCGCCTCTAGAGTTTCGCCCTTGCCACCCACCTCAAAAGGAGAATGTCGaggaatatattttgtgtattaagAAGGAATTCCAAGAGCATATGCAAAATTCCCAGTATTTTATCCAGCCAGAAGTAAAATGCCCTGACATTGAAAGGTATTCCGATAGGTACCAAGTGCTTACCAGCCATCGTGGGCGACTGATGCTCAATTGGTCACACTTTCCGAAAGAGCTTCAACCTCTTACTCCAGCAGTAGCCACTAAGAGGAAATCAAAGGTCAAAAAAGTGAATGTCAATGTCAAGAAAGCCAAAGTAAAAGATATTAATGTGAAGGAAACTTTAGAAAAGTTAGAAGAGAAGGAAGCTGCAGTGGGAAACGAaagtgaggaagaggaaggagaagatgACGATGTTGAAAATAAAGTTGAAGAAGTTGATGAAGAGTTGGAAGTGGATGAAGAATTAGATGATGGTACCGACTACATTAATAACTATTTTGACAATGGTGAAAGTTACCTTGATGAAGAGGATGATGCTCTTGAAGAAGGTGGTGTATTTTGAAGGTGTCATTTTTTGTCTATGGATACTCGAAAATTGCTTTACTTTGGCAACGAAGCACACATAATGAGTGGAAAGTTGTGACTTCGAAATGTGATACTGAATTTATACTTTAGCACGTTAGTTTATTGCAGTCAAATGTTTTGTTATATTACATTCACTTGTATCTGTTAAATATACAAGTCTCTGAAACCAGTCCTTGAAAGGAATATTGTTAGTCTTCAGAATAGATCTAATGTATTCATTAAGAACAAACACTTCAGGACAGCCTTATGTTACCCTGGTATTCTGGTTACCAAACCACTATTTAGTAATACCAAAAAACATTAGCTTCATGTTGACAATATTTTGCTGTGCGTTTTCTGTCAGCAAGTGCAAGGGATATTTTTGAGAAGCTAATGAAATTGGAaaaatcagttttaaaattaaataccACAACACTGCACTTTGTATATTtccttaattaaatattttattattttgttcctaCAGGAATTCAAACCTATCTCACTTGAGGCATGCTGTGACTGTCACTGACTAACTAGAAAAAATCTCATCACGCAGGCCTGGCCTGTGAACTATGTACCAGAGTTGGCCTGGTAGTTATTTTCAGTGTTCACAAACCATTGTGCTGCATTATTCAACATAATAGTTTGAAATGTTTTGATTGCATACCACATATGATAGATTCTCATCCCCTAGAAGATAGAAGCAGTCAAGATGGATACCATAAGAACTGTGTACCATTCAGTCTGAGCCAGGGAGATTGTGCCCCTGGCAACATATACCTGGGGTCGGTCATGAGATAGTGGTGCTAAGGTGATGGTACATTACCAGCTTTCAAGACAGCCCTCATGTGGATCAGTGAACTTTGACCAAGTTTTGGGGAGCAGCCCATGACTAAGACACTTTAGGTAGAATTGGAGGCTGACAGGAGAAAACAGAGCAAAAACCCAACAACTGCAGGATGGAATCTTTGGTTGTTGCAGAGGCCAATAACCAGCATATATTTTGCACCACAAACATTGCTCTGGAAGATGCTGATGAAATGTCTTGGGGCCTTGAGGAACCAGGAGATTTAGGAGAGAGGAGGCCATCAGGAGGCTAAAAGAACATTTGGCTGAAGGATGAGAGGGCTCTTTAGCAACATCCTGTCATCTCAGGACGTGGGACGTCAGGCCTTAATTAATGGTCCCATAGGCAGGGATAGAAGCCAGTTGAACCTCTTGGAAGTCTGCTGAGTTGAACTCGAAGTTTAACAACTAACTtcagctcttcctgaagcttcagTCCCAAGAAGGGATAAGactgttttcttttacataaggaGAACAATCAAGGGAAATCTTGAGCAATAACACTGAGAGGATGACTCCAGGTGGGCTTCTTATTCTTTTGTAGTCCAAAGACTTCTCAGGAGGGAGAGAGGTCAAAGCCAAACTCTGGTGCTCCACTGGAAATAATAAACAATCCACTCCTACAAAAGAAAGTAAGAGACCTTTTTTGATGTTCTAATGCCAACCCAAGTCTTGCTGAAAAGATTAATCAGTAAGTAGTACTAAGTTTGAACCATGGTTaccaaaacaagagaaaattatTTCCTGCTCAAGTCTCCATGACActgaatggagaaaaaaaaaaaaaaaaaaaggggggggggaatagtGCAAAAGAAAGTTCATTGGCCCACATAGCAATACTTACATACCTGATGGCTGCTGAAGAAGCAAGTGGGTTATGGaacaaaaattacataaaagccACTCTTATTAAACCAAAAAACTAAATCATAGATAACACTGGAGTGCAGAATGATACACAACATGGGTAAGGTCTATAAGTTTTATTGGTGTAAGATAATTACAGCTATTAATATTGTGATGCTAGTACTTAAACTTGACACCAGTATTGTAAtattaaaaataccaaaaaacaACTCCAAAGAACACTGCtcatcaaaatattaatttactcTCTATGGCTTGAATAACCTGGTAAATTAAACTGCAGGATTATGGTACGTATCTTAAGCTATCATAAACATGCTTGTCATTAACCTATGTTTAAATCTTAAATCTTACCCAAGTGTTCTAAAATAATCAgttagatctgctcaaacagagCTGACACCCTTTAGTAGCCCCTAGTAGCGGCCCTTGCGCTCTCTACgatctctgtcgcgggaacgtgATCTGGAGCGAGATCTTCGGCGATATTTCTGGCCCTCTCCATACCTGTCTGAGTGCCTCTCACGTGATCTGGAGCGAGACCTCGTTCGATGTCTGTATCTGGATCGGGATGACCTAGCAAGGAGGTTTTTCAAATGATGTGAAATTGGCTTCACGTGCCAAAAATTGCAAAAGCCACCCTTACCACAC
The DNA window shown above is from Macrobrachium nipponense isolate FS-2020 chromosome 30, ASM1510439v2, whole genome shotgun sequence and carries:
- the LOC135202534 gene encoding DNA-directed RNA polymerase III subunit RPC7-like — its product is MGGRGRGGRGRGRGMTLEQLGVQRGEVLPDNVVGPPETYPPLEFRPCHPPQKENVEEYILCIKKEFQEHMQNSQYFIQPEVKCPDIERYSDRYQVLTSHRGRLMLNWSHFPKELQPLTPAVATKRKSKVKKVNVNVKKAKVKDINVKETLEKLEEKEAAVGNESEEEEGEDDDVENKVEEVDEELEVDEELDDGTDYINNYFDNGESYLDEEDDALEEGGVF